The DNA sequence CACCATCCGGCTCGCCTGATCAGCATCTTTCCCCGCAAGCTGGAGGATGGCGACCGGGTGATTGAGCGCGACCAACTAGCGGAAGTGTTGCGGCCGGGAGAGACTACTGCCGTGGTTATCAGAACGCTACCTAATGATGAGCAAAAGTTGGAGCGTAGTTACTCGGGTACCAATCCGCCCTATTTGGCGGCCGACGCTGCTCAACTGTTGGTCGATTATGGCGTGGAACACCTCTTGCTGGATCTCCCCTCTGTAGACCGGGAACAGGATGGGGGAGCATTGTCTGCGCACAAAGCTTTTTGGCAATACCCTTACGCTACGCGTTTGGGGGCGACAATTACGGAGCTGGTTTTTGTAGCGGATACCATTAAGGATGGTTTGTATCTGCTTCAACATCAAATAACAAGTATGCAACTGGATGCCAGCCCTAGTAAGCCGGTTTTGTACCGTGCGGTAGCTGATTAGCACATGCTTACCATTTTTTTATTAAGTGACAACGATTATTTAGGAACGTCTTAATCATATCATTCATTAAAATCAAAACCAATCATCATGAAAAAACTAATGTTTTTGTTACCCACACTACTACTTTTAGGCTTGTGGGCTTGTGGCCCGTCTGGGCCTTCTGAAGCTGATTTAAAGGCAGAAGCGGAAGCTGCCCGCTTAGATTCTTTAAGTCAAGTCATTGACACTTCTCTGGAAGAGGTAGATGAAAATACCAAAGAATTAAAGGACGCATTAGAGGAACTTGATGAGTTGTTTCCAGAGGGAGAATAGAATTATTAATAATTAAAAATCAATGAATTATGAACGTTATAAAAATTTTGGGCGCGGTAACACTGGTTTTCCTATTGGGAGCTTTTAGCCCAGTTCAAGCGCAAGGTAAAGGCAAAGAGAAGCAAGAAGAACGGGCGAAAGAACATGTTGTTCGTGGTAATGAAAAGGCCAATGAAGCTGCTAGTCATAGTAGTGATAAGGCTAATACTGGTGAGGCTGCGGTCGGGCAGGGAAAAGAAAATGCGGGAAACCCTAATAAAGGCAATAGCGAACCCAAGGGCCAAGAAGGTAGACAAAGTAAAGACGAAGAGCATGTAGGGCAAGGCAAGGATCGCCCGGGAAAGGATAATGAAAGAGGCGATCGTGATGACGATGATGTGTACGAAGAAGGAGACGAGCGTGGCAAAGGCAATGCTTATGGCCGTGATAAGGGTGAAATGGAGGGCAAGGAATTCGGGCAGCAACGTGCAGAAGCAGCTCGCGCTCAACATGCTGAACGCAAATCGGACGCCCGTGAAAAAGTTGCTACAGCAGAAGACGTAGAGTCGGAAGCTAAGACTAAAATTGGTCGTGCCCGGCAGGCACTCGAAGAAGCTAAGTCTAAGGGTACCTTGTCAGAAGAAGAAATCAGTCGCCGTGAAATGGCTATTGAGAAAGCAGAAGCAAGATTAAAAGAGTTGGAATCTTCTGTTCAGCAGGCTAAAGCAGCTGTGGGAGGTGGGAAAAGATAAATACGAAACAAAAGTTTAGCAAAGCAAAATACGGGGATGAAATCATATCGGGACAACGGTGCTGTAGGTGCCCTGCTGGATGAATATGAACTGGCAGTGCAAGCATTGCAAAAATTGATAGCTACGGTCACCAATGATCAACTGGTGAGTATTGTTGATCCTGATACCGATGATTTGGATTGCCGCTCTATA is a window from the Lewinella sp. LCG006 genome containing:
- a CDS encoding cyclase family protein; amino-acid sequence: MMKVHFQISGKAFKADLSQPLDISIALRFDGRGPNCFYAPLAESSPVVMGDFVGSTAEGGVVNFKNIRLNPHGNGTHTECVGHISREPYYLSNCLEKYHHPARLISIFPRKLEDGDRVIERDQLAEVLRPGETTAVVIRTLPNDEQKLERSYSGTNPPYLAADAAQLLVDYGVEHLLLDLPSVDREQDGGALSAHKAFWQYPYATRLGATITELVFVADTIKDGLYLLQHQITSMQLDASPSKPVLYRAVAD